The Ranitomeya variabilis isolate aRanVar5 chromosome 7, aRanVar5.hap1, whole genome shotgun sequence genome includes a window with the following:
- the LOC143786241 gene encoding protein kinase C delta type-like → MVCGLQFLHGHNIVHRDIKPDNIMLDADGHIHIIDLGLAQDGVSSSKNISGVTGTFHYMAPEVHRRKRYGAAVDWWSLGIVVSRMATGRYPFYNGPVKQMAFKSIINEKPKFPTWLDADVKHLIKKLLRKDPQTRLGVSGNIREHPFFTTIGWEDLEERRVEPPFTPFRPVLENHHLQWPEHTVLHPVAGFTYVSPSWTRWMKRSGL, encoded by the exons atggtatgtggcctccagttcctccacggacacaacatcgtccaccg tgacataaagccggataacatcatgttggatgcagatggccacatccatatcatcgaccttgggcttgcccaagatggcgtctcctcctccaaaaacatctctggagtgacgggcactttccattacatggcccctgaggtgcatcgtagaaaacggtatggcgcagcagtggactggtggagcctggggattgtggtgtccaggatggcaacagggcgatatccattttacaacggccccgtcaagcaaatggctttcaaatccatcatcaacgagaagccaaaatttccaacttggcttgatgctgacgtgaaacatctcatcaagaagctgctgcgcaaagaccctcagacacgcctgggtgtgagcgggaatatcagagagcatccattctttaccaccatcggctgggaggatctggaggaaaggagagtagagccaccatttacaccattcaggccagttctggagaaccaccatctgcagtggccggagcacacagtccttcaccccgtggccggatttacgtacgtgtcaccaagctggacccg gtggatgaaaagatctggactgtga